From the genome of Methylomonas sp. UP202, one region includes:
- a CDS encoding glycosyltransferase family 2 protein translates to MTIKVCIVIPVYNHERALPALLARLKPHGLSCLLVNDGSSPACGQVLRELAAAQGDWLSLLERPANGGKGAAVIDGFRQAGARGFSHALQIDADDQHDAADIPAFLALARLYPEAMILGAPRYGADAPRSRVHGRRITNFWIRINTWSDAIADGMCGFRLYPLAAVERLLAGQRVASGMAFDIDIVVRLYWQGVAALNLPTAVRYPEDGVSHFRLFRDNALISATHARLFFGMLLRLPVLLFRRLR, encoded by the coding sequence GTTTACAACCACGAGCGGGCGCTGCCGGCCTTGTTGGCGCGGCTCAAGCCGCACGGATTGTCCTGCCTATTGGTCAATGATGGCAGCTCGCCGGCCTGCGGACAAGTATTGCGCGAGCTGGCCGCCGCGCAAGGCGATTGGCTGAGCTTGTTGGAGCGGCCGGCGAACGGCGGCAAGGGCGCGGCGGTTATCGACGGTTTTCGACAGGCCGGCGCGCGAGGCTTCAGTCACGCGCTGCAAATCGACGCCGACGACCAGCACGACGCCGCCGATATTCCGGCGTTTCTGGCTCTGGCCCGTCTTTACCCGGAGGCGATGATACTCGGTGCGCCGCGCTACGGCGCCGACGCGCCGCGGAGCCGGGTACACGGCCGGCGCATCACCAACTTCTGGATTCGTATCAACACCTGGTCGGATGCCATCGCCGACGGCATGTGCGGGTTTCGCTTGTATCCGCTGGCGGCGGTCGAACGCCTGCTGGCGGGGCAACGCGTGGCTAGCGGCATGGCCTTCGACATCGACATCGTGGTCCGGCTGTATTGGCAAGGCGTGGCCGCGCTCAACCTGCCGACGGCGGTGCGTTATCCGGAAGACGGCGTGTCGCACTTTCGGCTGTTCCGCGATAACGCGTTGATTTCCGCGACACATGCCCGTTTGTTTTTCGGGATGCTGCTCAGACTGCCGGTTTTGCTGTTCAGGCGTTTGCGATGA